One window from the genome of Streptococcus parasanguinis encodes:
- the rseP gene encoding RIP metalloprotease RseP — translation MQFIAFIVIFGVIVLVHEFGHFYFAKKSGILVREFSIGMGPKIFAHIGQDGTAYTIRILPLGGYVRMAGWGEDTTEIKTGTPVSLTLNEAGKVVRINLSGKNLDQTALPMNVTQFDFEDKLEITGLVLDETKTYSVDHDATIVEEDGTEVRIAPRDVQYQNASIWGRLITNFAGPMNNFILSIVVYSLLAFMRGGAIDYYSNNVQVAPDGALAKVGVKSNVQILQVNNDTVSNWDELTDAVEKATKDSKTAPKLTLKVKTDGQEKEVKVKPTKSGNRYYLGVTNGLKTGFVDKLLSGFTDTWNTATRILGALKDIIFHFSLNKLGGPVAIYNASSQAAQLGIPAVLSLMAMLSINIGIFNLIPIPALDGGKILINLIEVVRRKPLKQEVETYMTLAGVAVMVILMIAVTWNDIMKLFLK, via the coding sequence ATGCAGTTTATTGCCTTTATTGTTATTTTTGGAGTGATCGTTCTCGTTCACGAGTTTGGTCATTTCTATTTTGCAAAAAAATCGGGCATCCTGGTGCGAGAATTCTCGATTGGGATGGGTCCCAAGATCTTTGCCCATATTGGTCAAGATGGAACAGCCTATACGATTCGCATTCTACCTTTAGGTGGCTATGTTCGTATGGCTGGCTGGGGTGAGGATACAACTGAGATTAAAACCGGAACGCCTGTCAGCTTGACGCTAAATGAGGCTGGCAAGGTCGTCCGGATCAATCTTTCAGGAAAGAATCTGGATCAGACAGCCCTTCCCATGAATGTTACCCAGTTTGACTTTGAAGACAAACTGGAAATTACGGGTTTGGTTCTCGATGAGACCAAGACTTATAGTGTTGATCATGATGCGACCATCGTTGAGGAAGATGGGACAGAAGTGCGGATTGCGCCGAGAGATGTTCAGTATCAGAATGCCAGCATTTGGGGACGGTTGATCACCAACTTTGCGGGTCCTATGAACAACTTTATCCTCAGTATTGTCGTCTATTCACTCTTAGCCTTTATGCGCGGTGGTGCGATTGACTACTACAGCAACAATGTTCAGGTGGCACCTGATGGGGCGTTGGCTAAGGTCGGTGTCAAAAGCAATGTTCAGATCCTTCAAGTCAACAACGACACCGTTAGCAACTGGGATGAGCTGACAGATGCTGTCGAAAAAGCAACCAAGGACAGCAAGACGGCTCCTAAATTGACCCTGAAAGTCAAAACAGACGGCCAAGAAAAAGAAGTCAAAGTGAAGCCAACCAAGTCAGGGAATCGTTACTATCTGGGTGTGACAAACGGCCTCAAGACTGGATTTGTGGATAAACTCTTGTCTGGTTTTACAGATACCTGGAATACAGCGACACGGATTTTGGGAGCTTTGAAAGATATCATTTTCCACTTCAGTCTCAATAAACTGGGTGGTCCGGTTGCCATCTACAATGCCAGCTCACAAGCTGCTCAATTAGGGATTCCAGCAGTCTTGTCTCTTATGGCCATGCTCTCTATTAATATTGGGATCTTCAATCTAATCCCGATTCCAGCTTTGGATGGGGGTAAAATCTTGATCAATTTGATCGAGGTCGTCCGGAGAAAGCCACTGAAACAGGAAGTAGAAACCTATATGACGCTTGCAGGTGTAGCTGTAATGGTTATTTTGATGATTGCTGTCACCTGGAATGATATTATGAAATTATTTTTGAAATAG